The genomic stretch CGCCGTCAGCGCCGCGCCGATCAGCGACGTCACGGAACAGAGCGTGAACGGCGCCGGGAAGTGGAGCATGGTCGCCGCCTGCATGACGATCGTGCCGGAGAGCACGAGCACCGCACCGAGGAGGAACAGGCAGCCCGCCACccagctcgcggcggcggcgcgctccgccGGCCGCGGCATGACGTGCCCCGGCGGGGCGTCCGGGCTCTGCAGGACGCTCATGGCGATGGCGCCACCCAGGCAGACCACGGTGCCGAGGATCTTGGCCCTCGTGTAGGGGCACTTGAGATCAACCCTCTCGAACCTGTAGGTGCCGGCACGTAAAAACTACTAACATTATGCGGCTGCGCAGTTCATCTCACGGCCGGCGTAAGCGCGTACCCGAGGCAGCcggagatgatgaagatgaagccgGGGGTGAGGTTGGGCATGGCGGAGGCGATGGCCGGGGACGTCATCTTCATGCCCTGCAGCAGCAGGGCCTGGAATCCTGTCACCCTGGAAGACACCGACATGGATCATAAACTCATCATTTGAGAATTGAGATCGAGCAGCACTTAAGAACCGCTAGAGTTTCTCACCCTCCCAGAGCCAGCACGATGAACTGGAAAAGCAACCGGCTTGTCAGCTCCGACGGCCATTTCTTCCTGCTCCATCCATGCACGCACGCATCGTCAATCGCAGATTTGCAGATCGAACGTATCGAAAAGTAAcgaataataaataatttagGGGATACGCGCGTGCATGATCAACAATTCAGACCTCTCGAGCTTGACGGCGAAGGGGATGGTGAGGACCGCGGTGCAGAGGCTGCCGAAGGCGACGAGGAAGAGCGGGTCCAGCCCCAGCGCCAGCACGGGCGTCACCACCACCATGTACGCCGCGCCAGCCAGCTGCACGCCCACCAGCCCCAGCGAGATGGCGCCGTCCTCCCAGCacccgcggcccgccgccgcggcggcgtcgtcgtcgagcgGCAGGAGCATCGGCACGGTGGCGGAGTCTGTGGCGGCGGGCGTGCCGGCCATGCACGCGGCGGGTCTCCCTCTCCTGGTGGCGGGCGCGCGCTGGTGTGCGTGGTCACTCCGCACGTCGCGCGGGCTCTGCAAGTGTTTGCTATTCTGAGGGGCCGAGGGGGGCGAGAGGGCTCCTACCGAGCTGAAGCCGAAATGGCACGAACGAGCAGTACTCAACTGAATGTAAGAGAACACACCAGACCGGAGTTGGGAAGAACGAGCTACAGAAGTGCCGATAAATTCTGATGCAAAATGGTTGGATTACTACTGCTGCAAGTACTGTCTAACTGTAGGTGAGAGTGGCACGGTCATACACTGACCGGTTCTTCAGCTCATGGGCACGTTCGACATGCGATTCCATCTCTTCCACGAACAATTTCGCATTCTAAACGAGAACATCTGAATTGGAGACACATGTCTGCTGCATCTGTACAATCTTTGAGTAGCAGAACAAATTAGCACCCACTGACCCACGTTGCGAGTTATCAGACTTCTAATGCAATCTACTTCTAAGAAGACTCAAAGGTGTAACCTCAGTTGGTTCTGCTATTTGACAGGGCAGAAAGACACTGAGGCCTGGCCACCTGTCTTTTGAACTACACACTGATTGTTCCACAATGTCACAGCAAAGCAGGATTCAGAAAGAGCGATCCGTTGCAGGACAACAGCCGACTCATCAATTCAGAACAACTTTCTGCAAGTGCTAACAGGCAACAGCCATGCCAAATTTTGTTTGACATGAAAGTGAACATCTATACAGGAAATATCCAAGAAAGAACACTGTGGTCAAACAGTCCACGATTCAACCCAACTGATACTTCACGTCAGGGCCCTGCACAGACTCTCCTCCTTCCCGTGTCGACTTACGTGTGTCTGTTAGGTTGACCAAGGATTTCACAGTGTCAGCGCCGAATCTGCCCGCAAGGGCGCCTTTCTCAGCAATCACAAGTGCTTTCTCTTTGACAAAGCTTTGCAGTTTCTTGGTATCAATATCCAGGCGCTCTTGGTCTACAGCAATAGTAAAATGAAACAAGCAATTGTTAGTCACTGTGTTGTCTCAAGGAACTAGTCAAATATACATAGTTTGACCAAACTGACATAAGTTTCCTTATGCCTAAAGGGGAAATAATTGCTTAAAACACAATTTCTAGGAATTTTACAGAACTGAAGGCAAAACATTTCAGGGGCCCAAATGAGTCCAAGAAGATTTTGGATGCTAGAAGATAGCAGTGgtgacaaaagaaaagaaacaagccTTGGCACACACTTCTTCACCCCCAAGCTTGTCTAGCAATAACATGCACCAAAAAAAATATGCAGGAGTAACCACCCAAGCAAGATCCTCTAGATTTCAAATCGACAAATAGAGGCTTGCTCCACATATGTATTGAACTTTCATCATCAGTAATTTCAAATGCATTTGATTATTATTCTGGAGGGTACCTTTTTCCAAAACAGTATGCGCCACATGAAATGGAACACGGGCAAAAATATCTGATCCAGGAAACATTAGCCAGGTATGTTCTTTGGGGTCATGATCTCCACAAGTAGGGCATATCTCCTTTATCAGCTGCTTGCCAGAGCTTCCTTCCATTTCTTTCATTATGACCTCAAAGGGAGATGGCACACTGGTTTTGGTTGTCCTGGCTTGTTTACGGAGGGCTGTCAGGGCCTCCCTGTTGCCATTTCTCACCTTGTCATTTTCCACCAACTGATATCACAGAGAACAATGAAACACAAGCAATCAATCGTGACACTTATCTGATATTTAAAATTCAAGCCAATAACACACACGGACCTGATGCCTTGCCAGAAGAACTTGCTCTGCATCAGTCTCAATGTCAACCAGAGTCTCTTGAAGCTGCTTCATGTTGGGATCCATCATGGGGCTGAAAAATAATGTCAAAGGTGTCAGTAAATTTCTTAAGAAGAACATGGCATCCTCATATTATACACTAGTATCTTAAAGGGGCATACACAAATACACAATCTTCACTTCTTCATAGTCTCAATTCTAGCTATCCTTCTTCTATGATAGAAGGTACATAATTCTGTAAACCTGAGATAGTATGTGCTTGTACGAAAGTAACATTGTGAGTTGCATACTAGCATCAAAATTATCTTTAGTACAGTACATTGACCACATTGCTCCTAGCTGGTGTGATGACACACCTCAGGTCAATACATAATTTTCTAGCTACttcaatttcaaatttgaagccTTGAATGGTATACCAAACAAATCAGAGAACTTTGGCATACACAGCTTAAATTTGAAGCCTCGAATGGATACCAAATAAATTACAGAACTTTGGCATACATAGCTTAAATTAGAGAAGGTGCTGGGCAAGGGCCGACATGAGGTTGCCAGTCCCTAACCCATGGATTCCTGCACAGCACCTGCTCATATGACTTGACACATGAGATCCAAATCCAAAATTTCACAATCCCGGTGATTTCACAAATTGATGTAAGTGAATTATCGAGTAAGTGAAATTATCAAGTTCTACAGCAGTGGCAGACCCAGCTTTTTGTTAAGACTAGGGCCAAAATTCAGCAGCCAAAAGTACTGCTACAGAGTAATCGCAAGTGTATTGTAAAGGTCCATTCCGATAGCCAAATCTGACCAGGAAACATAAATAGTTTTCATACTGTTACAATTTAAGCATGTAGTCGTTTAGAAATGACATTTCATCCAAAAAGTAATATAATTTGAGCATGAAATCAAGTCATATGTTTTTTTACAAGGAGCTAAGTTTCGAGCAGAAAGGTAGGTATTTGGGTATCTAAACACACTTGTTTTTTGTTTACACAAAGTTAGATGAAATCAGAACTGCGCATATCAAATTAGAAGGCTACAAAATTATCGGAAGCCTCTGAAACACTCAGGTGTTGTATAAACACTCCCTTAGTTTTCGTTTCTGCAAGGATGAGTACTTATATGGGGtttcaacaaaacaaattcGGTTCACAAATCACAAGTCTAGAAAGTGATTTAGAATCATGCGATGTTCAGTTAGTATTAGGTGCTGTTGAGCACATACGCAGTTACCCACCCAGGCTTTGATCTGGGTACctacctcctttttttttcatgtcaaTGCCAAAGTTTTTAGCCTCACTTCTAgtataaagtaaaaaaaaacaaggataatttttttttgcaattaaAAAGGGGTTGAATACTTGTCTCCTTCCGGTCGGGCGTCGGTGGTGCCTGCGTCTGCCTGCCTCCTTCcagccggcgcggcggtgcgcTAGGTAGGACTGCAGTAGGAGAGGAGAGAATAGAGGAGGAGCAGAGCCGGCGGCACGCGTAGGCAGCAGCTGAGGAGCGagggccaggacggcggcgggcggcgcaccAGGAGGGCGAGTCGCGACTCGCGAACAGAGGAGGCGAGGACGAGCGGTGGGTGATTTGCGCTGCTGCTTTGCCCTAGTCGATGGGCCTGGGCCTCTTGCTTTTAGGCCGAAATTAAAGAGGGGTAGTGGACTTTGCTGGGCCACGACTAGGGCCACGGCCCGGGTGGCCTTAGGCGCAGGTCCGCCCTAACAGCACAATTGATGTAACCAAAGAAAATTATAAGGCATCCGGTTGAGTTGGACTATTCAACATAAACGCTTTCCTCAATTGATCTCTAACTGATCTGCCATTTGCCTGCTGAGCCATTCTCAGGACTAAAATCAAATGCACCGGATGCTTAAGTTGTTGAGTCATGCTATCAATAGTTGCCTGGAGCACAACTTCtatttctgaaaaaaatatGTACTCAAATCTACAGATAAATTACCAATAGATGAACTGCTGATTACAAGTTCACAGCTGCAAATTTGCTCTCCTCACTACCACAGGGAATCGGTTTTGTTTGTACCTGTGGGGATCTGACTCTTCAGCCTGAGAGCTCAAAGCGCGCTCGGGCCTCAGGAGGCACGTGCCTACTGCCTGGAACTCGCCACCCGCTGCGCGCGGCAAGTCCGCGCCCGGGTGCCCGGCCACCGCCACTGTCGCAGCGCCGACTCCCGGAACTAGCCGCCCGCTGCCTGGTGCTGGCCCCCGTCCCCGCCGCAACCGCAAGCGCCTCGTCCGCTCGCTGGCGCCGCCTAGggtattagtttttttttctagtagTCTGGGCTGGGCCACTGGCTCAGTTTTTTTGAGGAGGCCGGCCGCTCAGTTTGTTTGGAAAGGATAGAGGCAACGGCCCATCCACCGGCCGCGGGTGGTGGAGGCTGATGTTTAGCGTGGGAGGGGCAGTGGAAGCGGGTGGTGGAGACGGCAGTAGGCTGGCGGGGCGGGGGAGCAGCGCCGGTCACCGGGGGCGAATaagaaagcggcggcggcgggtgctggaagaagaagatgaggcTTGATGTGTAGGGAAGACGAAACGAAGCTTTCGTTGTGGGCCTTGGGCCTTGGGCCGTGCGATGTCTACGCTTTCCGTCTTCACTTGATGCGTATAGGAGCGCCCGGCTGCCCGGGGCAAGGGGCCTTGCATTCCGGCACAAACCTCCCCATGATTCCGTGAAAAGCGGCATCAGCGCTAACACTCGCGGAGTCGCGACTCGCGAGCGCAGCGCTTGCGGTGCTCGGCTCAGCGCGGCGGAGATGAAGGACGGCGCCGCTGGAGCCGACGGAGGCGGAGGCcacggaggaggcggaggaggcggagaggggtcgAGCTTCGTGATCGGCCTCATCGAGAACCGCGCCAAGGAGGTCAGCCACGCTCTAAAACCCCTCTCCGCATTTCTAAAACCCCCTCCGCATTTCCCTGGTTGTTGGATCAATCCGCTCGAATTGAGTTGATTTCTCTTGAGATTCCTGTTTCGTTCCCCTTCCCCAGAACGGTTATTACTTCCTGGGACGGGTTGGGATGAGCCCACGTGCGCTGCTTGCCTACTTGGTTGGATTGCTTGCTCGAATTTGTTCGTGTAGGGTTTTTCTCGAACCGGTTCGTGTAGGATTGTTGCAGTTGTTTGTTCGGATCGAGCGTCGCATTCAACAGCTGCGCGAGTTACTCATCGAGGGTTTGGGGTTTTAGGATTGACACTTCGCCTCTCGGTGTGCGCTTTTCCTCACTGAGTCACTGATCCAGCTGTTTGAGAGAGTCGAAATGGTCTGACACAAATGTAGCGGTTGATGAGGGCACAACTTCAGTACCCTCCTGTTGCGTTGTTCAGTGAAACTGATTAAGTCCCATATTCTGATTTCCGCTGTCCGAGagtttattttgttttctagTACAGAGCACAATCTCAATTCCATTATTTTATTACGATGGCAGCAGCACGTTAACTACGTTTAAGCAGAAGTTCTACAGGACCTTGCCCACAGTAACTTTGctttgaaaatggattacaaaaCCTTCATTAAACACCCCCTTTTTACCCTATTTACGTCATGACATGGCATGCTAACTTGTGTGCTACAAGCCTACAAAGTGAGGGAAGGTGGAGCAGAGAGGAGGGGGTTGCAGGAAGCAGCAGGAGGAATATCAACAACAAAGCTGGCATTAGGAAAATATTGTGTATAAGTCATTAACCTACGGATGATACCTAGATATAATGATTCCCTTTTACATTTCTTTTACTGTTTATTAGTTAATACAAATTCAGAATTCTAGGTTTATGCTTTTTTAAAAGGCATCTGAACTTGTACACCCCATGTTTTATTGTACCAATTCTTTATTGAGCCAGTTTTGGAAATGTAAATTCTTTTGTGGCTTGTTAATATTCCAGTTGACATGTGCTGTTGTCTCTCTGAGTACATGCACTCACAAATTGGCTGATGTGTTAAGAGTTATATCGcgtaaataaaataaattggaCGCAAAGTTTTACATAGATAGAGTAAAACCATGGAAAATGTAATCCTTTCAATGATTTGGTCATTCTTTTTCTGAAAACCAATTATGTTATATTGATATAAAATATGATATACTGTTACAGGTTGGCGTTGCGGCCTTTGATTTGAGATCAGCTGCGCTGCACCTATCTCAGTATATTGAGACAAGTCGCTCATACCACAATACAAAAACACTACTTCATTTCTATGATCCCATGGTTGTCATTGTGCCCCCAAACAAAACAGCAGCAGATGGTATGGTTGGAGTTTCAGAGCTGGTAGGTAAACATTACCCAGCAAACAAAAAGGTAATGTTGGAATCATCATTGATATTTTTCAGAACAATAATTTTGTTCTAGTCTAAACATAGATAATTTTATAGGTCACAATGGCACGTGGTTGCTTTGATGATACGAAGGTATATGTTCCCCCTAATTCACCATCTTTCTTTCCAATGTCAGCTGACTAACTTCCCCTTAACATCGTATGTTCCCTCTTCTTTTAAGGGTGCTGTCATGGTGAAAAATCTTTCAGCTAGAGACCCATCTGCGCTTGGTTTAGACACTTACTGCAAGCAGTATTATCTTTGTCTTGCGGCTGCCTCTGCAACAATTAGGTGGTATGTGTGCTCAACACATCACGACAACATCAGGGCTCAACTTTTACGGTTCTACCCTGTTCAGGAATAGTAATAACTTCTGAAGGAATTGTGGGTATATTTACCGTGATATACCTCCTGTGCATATAATTTAATATTGCTTCAATATGTGTCCATGCTGCCAAGTGCCAATTACGACTTGTTTCCAATTATTTAAATGGTTACTGCCTTCCTGGAGCATAAGAACTTACTGCAACTGGACGAGAAATCAACTCATTTTTAGAAAGCACATGCACTTCTACGTTTAGTGGTATTTTCTGTTTTACAACATTTATTTGGTTCTGAGTTGGAATTCATAAAACAAAAGGTCTTTGTTGTTGAAATACCATAATAACCCATGAATTCTGCTTGTACTGTTCCATGTATAATGCAGGAAACCTACTCATCTCTAAACATCTCCATTTGATATTAACTATAACCAGTTAACGGTGTTCCTGTATATTCATTCTTCATTGATCTTTAAAAAAGGCTAAATTCAAGTTCTGAACTCCATCAGCTTCCCACTTGGCTTCATCTAGAAATTTTGAACATAGAGCTGTACTTATCACCTTATCTTTAATCATGGTTATAGATAACTATGTGTTTTTTTGAGGAGGTGACATCTCAGGAACTGTAGACCTAGTATAAGTTCGAATTAGATGGTGTTGATCCAATTTTTGGTTTGATTTTCAATACATTGAGAGCTGAGTATGTTATACTGGAAGCTGGCCCTATTGCCCATTTGCTTACTAACTGAATTGCATTTCTCCATTGGGTTTCTGTTGTACCATCcttcc from Setaria italica strain Yugu1 chromosome II, Setaria_italica_v2.0, whole genome shotgun sequence encodes the following:
- the LOC101771178 gene encoding WAT1-related protein At5g47470 produces the protein MAGTPAATDSATVPMLLPLDDDAAAAAGRGCWEDGAISLGLVGVQLAGAAYMVVVTPVLALGLDPLFLVAFGSLCTAVLTIPFAVKLERKKWPSELTSRLLFQFIVLALGGVTGFQALLLQGMKMTSPAIASAMPNLTPGFIFIISGCLGFERVDLKCPYTRAKILGTVVCLGGAIAMSVLQSPDAPPGHVMPRPAERAAAASWVAGCLFLLGAVLVLSGTIVMQAATMLHFPAPFTLCSVTSLIGAALTAAFQVATAGQFTPGTPQISLQIVLSLVFVGGVVSSACIMFQTWALEKKGPVMVSMFSPTQTVGTAIFSVLFLGRAMHLGSILGMVFLFSGLYAVLWAKKKEGQVLAAERKERDRTVNSDMEKPLLF
- the LOC101768739 gene encoding uncharacterized protein LOC101768739 — protein: MMDPNMKQLQETLVDIETDAEQVLLARHQLVENDKVRNGNREALTALRKQARTTKTSVPSPFEVIMKEMEGSSGKQLIKEICPTCGDHDPKEHTWLMFPGSDIFARVPFHVAHTVLEKDQERLDIDTKKLQSFVKEKALVIAEKGALAGRFGADTVKSLVNLTDTRKSTREGGESVQGPDVKYQLG